GGCATTACCGGGCCGGTTCTACTACGGCCGGCGCGGCGCGGGACGCTGGGCGGGCGTCGGCCAGGGAGGCGCTTTTCGCGAAATCGGCGCGACGAAGATCGCGGTGTTCACCGTGGTGAACGCCCTGGGCGATATCGTCGACCGCGAAGGCCGGGTCCGCACGCGGGATCATCGCCATCCCTACGACAAGCTGGAAGCGCGCCTCGCCAGAGGCTCGAAATCCAGGCCCGACCAGGTGGGCAGGCATACCACGCTGACGCTGGTCGTGACCAACCAGAAATGGACCCAGGGTGAACTGAACCAGATCGGCAGGCAGGTCCACGCGTCCATGGCCCGGGCGATCCAGCCCTTTCACACGACGCGGGACGGGGACGTGCTGTTTACGGCGTCGACGGGCGAGGTGGAGAACAGGCGTCTGAAGAGCACGACCGATTTCGGGATGATCGCCTCGGAAATGGCCTGGGACGCCGTGCTGAACAGCCTGGGGGAGTGATCCTAGCGTGCCGGTGGCTGGTATCGGGGCCACCTACATCAGCCAGGGTATGGTACCGTTGGCTGGACGTCGGCGAGGTGATTTCACGCCGGGACGGCGAGGCGGTTTCAACCCACGGTGTGGCCGTGCTCCAGCGCCTTCTCCACTTCGGATTCCCACGTGCCGTCCACGCGGACGCCGTACTCGGCGACGCCCCCCGTCGCCTGTGGTCCGGTGACATAGGGCCGGTAGTCTCGGCCGTCCGCGATGAGCTGCTCTGGCGCGAAGTCCGCGCGCAGAAAATGAAAGGCGATGCCGGCGCGGGACTGGTCCGTCTGGTTGTGGCCGGTGCAATGCGCGGTGCCGTAGCAGAAGAACAGGGCACCGCCCGCCTTCAGTTCGATGGTATCCGCCTGCTCCTCCGGGGGATAACAGCGGATGTGGTGGTCGCTGTAGGGGTCCCGGCTGTGCTCGTAGGGGGTCCGGTAGCTGCCGGGGATCACCTGCATGGTGCCGTTCTCGACGGTGGCGTCGTGCACGGCGATCCACATGGCCGTTCCCATGAGCGGATCACGGATCTTGAAATAGGCGTTGTCCTGGTGCCAGTGGGTGCCCATGCCGTCTCCGCCCGGTTTGAGAAAAACCTGGTCCAGGTGGAGAATATAGGGATCTCCGATCAACCGGGAGATGGCACCGGCCACGTCGGGCTGGAACGGGAGGGCTCTGAAGAGGTCGCTGTGCCGGTACATGGGGCACAGTTGCAGATTGCGCTGCGTGGTGGACGCCGTCTTCCCGTCGCCCGCCGTGGCGACGTTGCGCAGCGCGCCGTCTTCCATGAGACGATCGATCTCGGCCTGGAAGGCCCGGGTCTCCCGGTCCG
The genomic region above belongs to Gemmatimonadota bacterium and contains:
- a CDS encoding P1 family peptidase, with translation ALPGRFYYGRRGAGRWAGVGQGGAFREIGATKIAVFTVVNALGDIVDREGRVRTRDHRHPYDKLEARLARGSKSRPDQVGRHTTLTLVVTNQKWTQGELNQIGRQVHASMARAIQPFHTTRDGDVLFTASTGEVENRRLKSTTDFGMIASEMAWDAVLNSLGE
- a CDS encoding phytanoyl-CoA dioxygenase family protein, with protein sequence MILTSDEVAQFKTHGYVAKPGFFSDRETRAFQAEIDRLMEDGALRNVATAGDGKTASTTQRNLQLCPMYRHSDLFRALPFQPDVAGAISRLIGDPYILHLDQVFLKPGGDGMGTHWHQDNAYFKIRDPLMGTAMWIAVHDATVENGTMQVIPGSYRTPYEHSRDPYSDHHIRCYPPEEQADTIELKAGGALFFCYGTAHCTGHNQTDQSRAGIAFHFLRADFAPEQLIADGRDYRPYVTGPQATGGVAEYGVRVDGTWESEVEKALEHGHTVG